In Centroberyx gerrardi isolate f3 chromosome 20, fCenGer3.hap1.cur.20231027, whole genome shotgun sequence, a genomic segment contains:
- the adprh gene encoding ADP-ribosylarginine hydrolase: MLLSGVGDALGYRNQLWEYNESGPVIHQELKELGGLKNIKAQLPDWPVSDDTVLHLATAEGLATGKTGEELLHEVAARYVEGMKDMEGRKPGPSSMLGVSQLRPGQEGGYRVPYNPEGTGCGAAMRSMCIGLRYPKPDQLLSLVAVAVETGRMTHPHPTGFLGAVASALFTAYAVQRRPITTWGLGLINEACPIAKNFVEGRGFAIEETDRDWGYFSDKWQWYLNLRGISNGVGPAVWPASYGPAERDEAYKSFSLSGWAGRSGHDAPMIALDALLGAGSDWEELMSRAGFHGGDSDSTAVIACCCWGLLYGTRGVPEGNYANLEYRERLERSAEQLYALSH, encoded by the exons ATGTTGCTGAGTGGGGTGGGCGACGCTCTGGGCTACAGGAACCAGCTGTGGGAGTACAACGAGTCGGGACCGGTCATTCACCAG GAGCTGAAGGAGCTCGGCGGGCTGAAGAACATCAAGGCCCAGCTCCCCGACTGGCCGGTGAGCGATGACACAGTTCTGCATCTGGCAACGGCCGAGGGACTGGCAACTG GGAAGACAGGGGAGGAGCTGCTGCATGAGGTGGCTGCTCGCTACGTTGAGGGGATGAAAGACATGGAAGGGAGGAAACCGGGGCCTTCAAGCAtgctgg GAGTGTCCCAGCTGAGGCCGGGGCAGGAGGGGGGGTACAGAGTGCCCTATAACCCCGAGGGGACGGGCTGCGGAGCGGCCATGAGGTCCATGTGCATTGGCCTGag GTATCCAAAGCCTGACCAGCTGCTGTCGTTGGTGGCGGTTGCCGTGGAGACAGGCAGGATGACCCACCCTCACCCCACTGGTTTCCTAGGAGCCGTAGCATCGGCTCTTTTCACCGCGTATGCCGTCCAGCGCCGGCCAATCACCACCTGGGGTTTGGGCCTGATCAACGAGGCCTGTCCAATCGCCAAGAACTTTGTCGAGGGTCGAGGCTTCGCCATCGAGGAGACGGACAGAGACTGGGGTTACTTCAGTGACAAGTGGCAGTG GTACCTGAATCTGAGGGGCATCTCTAACGGGGTGGGGCCTGCGGTTTGGCCCGCCTCCTACGGGCCGGCGGAGAGAGACGAGGCCTATAAGAGCTTCAGCCTGTCCGGCTGGGCGGGACGAAGCGGCCACGATGCTCCAATGATCGCCCTCGACGCCTTGCTGGGGGCGGGGTCAGACTGGGAGGAGCTTATGAGCAGGGCGGGCTTCcatggag GCGACAGCGACAGCACAGCCGTGAtcgcctgctgctgctggggtcTCCTCTACGGCACCCGGGGCGTCCCAGAGGGCAACTACGCCAACCTGGAGTACCGGGAGCGACTGGAGCGCAGCGCCGAGCAGCTCTACGCCCTGTCACACTGA